The sequence ACTGCTTCTGTCTTAAACTCTTCCGTATACTGCCGTCTGGTCTTGGTGCTCATGCTGCCCTCCAATTTCATCAAACTCCTCCTTATACAGGTGTCTGTGAAATCGGGGGAAGGTCAACCTATTCTGTCACACCCTCATGTTAGGGTTGCCCTCGCATATCGGAAGGAGGAAAGCCATGAGTGAGTCCATGTATCTCCAGAGACAGAGCGACCGATTTATTGACGCGCATCCGCGCGAAGCAGGCTGGGTTATCCATCAAATCCACGGCGACTCTGGTCGCGAGATGTCGCTCAACTACCTACTTGATTGCATCAGAGAGTGGCACCCGGCGGCTGTAACACGTCACATGGCCTTCCCGCTCGTTGCAGCCGGTGCGTTCCGGAATTGGAACGCTGCTTTCCATGAAGCGAACGGCTATAGCTGGCGAGGAACCATTGAATTGGTCTGGAACGGCCACGACATCCACTGTCACAAGTTTTCGCTCGTGGTGGGCAGCGCCTTAGAAGAGATATATTTCATGGCGACCAAGTCCCTTGCCGCTTTTCGAGATCTTCTTGCCGTCCTGGAGCGGTACGGCAAAGCCAGACTCAAGGAAAAGAAGAAGGAGATCTATGTCGTCAATGGCGAGAACATTCCGGTGGCCGCGAGTTCGTGGGATGATCTGGTGTTACCAGATAAGATGGCGTGGGACATTCGAAGCAACGTCGAAGGGTTTTTTGCAAGCCGAGAACGGTACGCAGCCCTCAGTATCCCGCACCGCCGTGGGTTTCTATTTGCTGGGCCGCCAGGTTGCGGGAAAACGCTGACGCTCAAGGCGCTGGCCTCCAATACTCCTGCCAAGTTCATTTCCGTGGTGGGGACAGCGAATGTGGACGATGGCATGCTCCGTAATGCCTTGGATCTAGCGGAGGGGTGTACGCCGGCGGTTGTGTTGCTGGAGGATCTTGACCGAATTGTACAGGCTAAAGGTGTCTCGATCTCCCACTTCTTGAACCTGTTGGATGGGCTTAAAGTATTGAACGGGGTGCTGGTGATTGCCACCTGCAACGAACCGGACAAACTCGACCCTGCGCTAATTCATCGCCCAAGCCGGTTCGACCGGGTCTGGAGGTTTGACCTGCCTAAGTATGAACAGCGTCTTGAACTTCTCCATAGAAAAGGAGGAACATTCTTTTCCGAATCGGCGCTTGAAGCAGCAGCGAGACGGTCTGATGGGTTTTCCATGGCTTATGTCCAAGAGATCATCGTGAGCGCATTACTTGAATGTGCACATGATGACCAGACTCCGAACGACGACCATTTGCTCAAGGGTCTAGACACTCTCCGGATGCAGCGGAAAGAGGCCTCGAAGCCGGGGGAGTCGATGGATCAACGAGAGAACATGGGGTTCTGCATGTCAAAGAATGGAAAAGGGTGAGATTAAACGTAAGACGGACTTGTGAATGAACTCATAAGCGGAAGAAAACGGAGCGACTTCGAAGGTCTCTGTCCTACATCTGTACCGTGCAGTAGTGATAGACATAACGTTTGGAGTTGGGGCAGGATGTGCGATCGTTTAGAGGATTTCTCAAGGTGTAACCATGGATGTAGCTACGGACGATCAAGCCAAGGCAGTTCTGCAGTTGCTTGAAAAGGCAGCAGCTATCCTGCGTGAGGAGAAGGACGAAAACCAGGCTACTGCACGACGGTTCAATATCTTTAGCGCGCTCCGGGTTGAGCGTTCAGAACTCCCACATTCACGATTTCTCGCTTATCTGCTCGATCCTCAGGGGTTACATGACCAAAATGATCTTTTTCTTCGGGCGTTTCTTAAGGATGTGCTTCAGGAACAGATCGAACGGGCTGGTTTGCTTAACTTAACTGAATCGAAAGTCGCAACAGAACTTTCGACCGAATATGGCAATCTCGACATTGTGATAACTCTGTCTGACAAGCAGATCATCGTTATAGAGAATAAGGTGGATGCGGGCGAGGGAGAGGATCAATTGAAGCGCTACCAAAGTTGGCTAAACAAGCAACCAGGAGGCCCTCATCGGCTTGTCTTTTTGACGCCTGATGGAAGGGCTCCTTTCTCGTGTGACTCGGCCGACATGAAAAAGGTAAAACGCGTGTCGTATGAGATGATCGCTGATTTGCTTGATAAACTTAGAGATATGGTTCCAGCCCCTCTTGAAGTAGTTTTGGGCCAGTATACAAATCTTTGGAGATCTATTCCGATGAACGAGAAATTGCTTGAATTACTGCGCGATCCAAGAAGCTTCGGTACTGCTGTGGATATTTCAAAGGCAGTTGAAGAAATTCAAGAAGAGGAAAGGCGACAGTTCCTGAATCGCATTTATGAAGACCTAAAGAACAGACTGAGTCATAGCAAATTCGGAGAATATTGGGATGTGCCTATACCTACAACTGGAAAGTATTCAAGGGTTGGTCTGCTATGGAGGGGCCGCCGAAACGATTGGAAAGGATATTTTGCCGTCTTTTGTGAGGCTCAGGAGCGCAACTGGAAGGACATATTTATTGGTATCTGTCGTGGGGCTGAAGTCCTACCAGATAAACAAGATATGTTGGATAAGGAAATTTCTCAAAGACTCGGTAATGAACATGGCCAGAAGTCTCCGCGGTCCTTCCCATGCTGGACGGGCGGGCTCTACATGCGAGAGTTGGTTGGAAGAAAAGCAATGGACGCCAAGGAGTTGATAAGCGGAGGAGAGCAACTTTCGAAACTGGTTGCCGATAAACTCTGGGGGCTATTTGAGACTTATCGGGAGGATCTTGAGAAGCTGAATTGTAATTATCCCTATGCCCCTTAATAGTTAGTTTTTTAAAGACCTTTGAGGATATGCCATGCTAACTGTTCTCTTCCATCTCGCCTTTCCGATCCATGATGTGGATGCCACGCTTCGATTCTATGGGGATGGCCTGGGTTGTAGCGTCGGGCGGCGATCGAAACATGCAATTACGCTTGGTCTAGCCGGCCATCAACTCGTCGCGCATGTCGTGTCGGATCTACCCTCGAAGCAACAAGGTATTTATCCCAGGCATTTCGGGTTGATCTTTCTGTCGCAAGAGGAATGGCAGGCGCTGGCTGATCGGGCCAAGGCCAAGGGGTTGTCCTTCTATCAACAGCCCCGTCTGCGTTTTCCTGAGACCCGCATCGAGCATCGCACGTACTTCCTTGAAGATCCCTCGCACAATCTCATCGAATTCAAACATTACACCCATGAATCGGCCATCTTCGGCGAACAGGATTACGGTCAGGTCGGCGACTCCTCTGAGTATTCAGAGTAACGATCATTCGGCGGTTCTACTCGTCGGCGAGTCGTACGGGGCTCGCAGATCGGCGATTGATCAATTTTAAAATGCGTTCGTGGCGGCGAGTGAGGAAGGTCGTTTTCCGCAGGGGATCGTATCGGCGTGGTGACGGTAACATCGCCGCCAGCCAGGCTGCCTCATCGGCTGTCAGGTCGCGCGAAGGTTTCCCAAAGTGATGACGGGAAGCGGCTTCAGCGCCATAGACGCCCTTCCCCCACTCAGCCACGTTCAGGTACAGTTCGAGAATACGCTTTTTCGGGAGGTGCTGTTCGAGGGAGCGCGTAATCAGCGCTTCCCGCGCTTTCCGTAAGAGGGATCGTTTGGATGACAGGTAGAGATTTTTTGCCAGTTGCTGAGTAATCGTACTCCCGCCTCGTTTCATTTCTCCTGTTTCCAGGTTATAGAGCGCCGCGTCGCGGATGCCTTCCCAGTCGAATCCTTCGTGGGTAAAGAACGAGGCATCCTCCGCCGCCACGACCGCATGACGAAGATGGGGTGAGATACGTGAAAGCGGTACCCACACCCAATGGCGTCCGATGGCCCGCCCCTGTTCCTTTGCCTGAGCTTCTCGTGCATCCATCAGCGCCGTGGATGATGGGCTCGTTTGTGCGAGGAGTCTCACATCGGGGAGGGTGGCCAGCCAGCTCAGCCCCACGATACCCAAGGGAAGTCCGATAAGCACCGTGCTCCACAGAAGCCTGCGAGCTATCCTGCGCGGTCTGGTTGACTTGGATGAAGCAGGATCGTATGTGTAGTACCGTTGAAAGACGGCATTGCGACGCGAGTTTCGTTTTGAATTCATTACTGAGCCTAAAGGCATGAAAATCTTCGCGGCTGAGTTTATCAAAAGTTGTGTCTCTGCAGAACAGTTTCCTTCCGGCGATCTCGACGAGATTGCCTTTGTAGGGCGTTCCAATGTGGGGAAGTCGTCGTTGATCAATTCGTTGCTCAATCGCCGTGATCTGGCGAAAGTCAGCCGGACGCCGGGAAAGACAAGGGCCGTGAACGTGTTTCTCATTTCGACCTCCGATCCCGACATCGCCCAGTTCCATCTTGTGGACTTGCCGGGGTATGGATTTGCCAAGGTCTCGAAGTCGCTCCGTGATCAATGGGGACCGTTGATGGAAGGCTATCTCGTCGACCGAGCCTCGTTGCGCGCAGTCGTGTTGTTGGTGGATTGCCGAGTCGTCACTGAGCAGGATCGGCAGACCGTGGCCTGGCTTCGATCGATCCGACGAAATCCCCTGATCGTCGCGACCAAGGTTGACAAGTTGAAGCCCAGCGAACGGGTGCGCACCCTGAAACAAACGCATCGGGATCTCGGGCTTGCCCAAGGAGAAGTGTTGATTCCATACTCGTCGATGACTGGGGATGGGCGGGAATGGGTCTGGGGTGCTCTCCGAGACTCGGTCGGTGGGCGACAGGCACGCGGTTCGTGATCTGATCTGGTGTGCGGAGGGTCTAGTCGGCTGATGGCGGAGGTGGGGTGACTAGAACTTGATTTCGATGTAGGCCTTGTTTTTGAGATCTGCCAACCAGGACTCGTACATGTCCGCGCTTTTCTGCTGATAGACCAATTCCTGAATCTGCCGCCGAACGTCCTCATACGGGCGAAACTGTTTTGGCTTTCTATCATCCATGCGAATGATGTGGACTCCCTCAGGACTCTCGATGATGTCGGAAATACCTCCCGGCACCAAGCGGGCGACGGCCTGCTCAAGTACGGGCCAGAGCTCTCCTTGCCGGACCAATCCGAGTCGTCCGCCATGCAAGGAGTTAGCACCGTCTGAATACTGCAAGGCGACATCTTCGAATTTCTCGCCCCGATTGAGGTCATCCATGGCCCGGCGGGCTTTGGTCAATGCATCTGCCAGTCCGTCCGGAGAGCGTGGTGTAATGATGATCTGGCTCAGTTGGTATTCTTCGGGAAAGGCGAATTGCTCACGGTGCTCGTGGTAGTAGCGCTTGATCTCGGAGTCTCCGACCGTAATGTTGCCTCGAATGTGCTGGTCCACGACCCGCATCAGAATGAGTTGATCACGCACATTTCGGACATCGTTTGGATTCGTGGGGTCGAGGGATTTGTCTTGTTGCTTCAATTGCGTGAGAGCTTGCTGTACTTCGAGGTCTGATACCTCGACTCTCTTGGTCTTGGCTTCCTGTAATTGCAATTTCCGCTCGATCAGTTTCGTCAATGCCATATATTCGGCTGTTTTCAACTGCTGAGCGAGATTGCTTCCGGGGAGTTCGCGAGAGAGACGTTCTTGTTCCGCTCTGAACTCGTGCTTCACGTCCGACAACATGATCAATTCCGTATTCACGATGGCGACGATACGATCCTGCAGGTGGGCAGCGGAGAAGGCCGGAGGCCAGGTTGAGGTCATCAAGAAGGCAAGGAGCAATGCAAGACGGACTTGCCGACCTGATGCGAGGAAAACACGTGTCATGACCCTTTCACCTGGTCCAAAGAACGGTCATAGGTGATTTTACACGAAAGGGAAGGTTCCTGGAAATCAAATAGAGGCTAATGCGAGCCGGCACCCTCGGTAATATAGCGAGAAGCTTCGGCAAAGCGAATCGAGGCATTTGTTCGAATGTCGGCGATCACTTCTTCGAACCGCTTCCGGCGTTTCTCAGCCAGCAACTCCTGCCGAAGCCGTTCCTGCGTCGCGAGGTCAGTCTGGATAATCGCCTCATCGAGGGGGGTCAGCATGACCAAATAATAGCCGTGGTCGGTCTTAATGGGTGCGCTGACCATCCCAGGTTTGAGTGTATGGATGGCCTCATCTACTTCGGAGAGGACGAGCCCCTTTCGGTATGGCCCGAGGTCGCCTCCCTTTCCTTTCGTCTTCTCATCGATCGAATACCGTTGAGCAAACTTCGCAAAACTTCCGCCTCGGTTGATCTGCGTCTCAAGATCTTTCGCCGCAAATACATTGGGCAACAGCATGATCGAGATATTGGCCTTTAACGGGTCTAGGAGCTCACTGGCGTGGCTCTCGTAATAGGCGGTCAGTTCCTCTTGTGTCAGCTCCACTTTGGATTGAAGCTTGTCTTTCAACAGTTCGTCCAAGATCAATTGTTCCTTATATCGCTGTGTCTTGTCTCGAATGGCATCGTCCTGATCAAGTCCTCGGCGTCGAGCTTCCTGCATGAGGAGTTCTTTGGTGATGAGCTCATCAAGGAACCGTCGTTTCCCGCCTTCTTTCTCATAGCGGGATCTCGTTGCTTGCGATAGCTCACCCCAGCGAAGGTCGAATTCTGCTTGAGTAATGGCTCGCCCATTGACCAGAGCGACGACCGGTTCCTCTTGTCGTTCCCCGCATCCCGACATCCCAAGCCCCGACCAGGCCAGGATTCCGGTCAGCAACAGAGAAAGAAGAGATGTTCGGTGGAGAGTGAGGAATCCGATTGGTTTCATGTGTTGTAGTACATGTGGGTCTCTCTCACGAGGTGGTCGCATCCTTTACGAAGGTCTTGGTATCACAGAGATCAAGGCTTTGCAAGATTGCGTTGAGTTCCGCGAAGAGCGACGGCCAGTCGTCATGACGTAGTTGGACCTCAAATGAGACGGGGCTCAGGAAGCGCAACCGCTTGTTGAGTTGGTCCATCAATCGGTGAATGGCGCTCTCGGGAATAGTCGCCTTTGGTTGGAAGACGAGCTTTGCCGTTTGGCCGTGCACCTCGATCGAGGCCAGGCGAAGGCGTTTCGCATGAGTCCGAAGTTGCATGACTTCGAGCAATCGTTCGATCGGCTCGGGAGGGGAGCCGTATCGGTCTTGTATTTCTCCGTGCAACAGGGCCAACTCGCCGACCTGGTTACAGGCGGTCAGGCGTTTATAGAGGGACAACCGTTGGTGCGGATCGGCCACATAATGTTCCGGAATAAAGGCCGACACCGGCAGTTGGAGCGTCGGATCAGGCTCTTCTTCGATAATATGCCCCTTTAACCGCTGAACGGCTTGTTCCACCATTTGCATGTAGAGGTCCAAGCCAATCGCCGCGATATGCCCCGATTGTTGCTTGCCTAGAAGGTTGCCGGCTCCACGGATCTCGAGGTCTGCCGCAGCGATACGGAAGCCTGATCCGAGTTCGGTAAACTGCTGAATGGCGATCAATCGTTTCTGCGCATCGCCGGCGAGTGTGCCTTCGTCAGGGATTAAAAAGTAGGCGTAAGCTTGCTCTCCGCCACGCCCGACCCGTCCGCGCAGCTGATAGAGCTGCGCGAGGCCGAAGAGATCAGCGCGATTGACGATGATCGTGTTCGCGTTCGGCACATCAAGGCCTGACTGAATGATGGCGGAAGCGATCAAGACATCCGCTTCGCGCTTCACAAATTTCAGCATCACGGCTTCCAACGTCCTGGCATCCATCTGACCGTGGGCCATGACCATACGCGCTTGCGGTACCAGCTGCTGTAGCCACGCCCCAATCCGTTCCAACGATTCAACTCTATTGTGCACAAAATACACCTGCCCCCCTCGCCCGAGCTCGCGGAGGATAGCGTCGCGAACGGCCTTATCGCTGGACCGTATGACCTCGGTTTTGATCGCCAACCGGCCGGCCGGGGGAGTGTCGATGATGGACAGATCGCGGACGCTCGACATCGCCATCTGAAGGGTACGTGGGATCGGGGTGGCGGTGAGGGTGAGCACGTCCACCTGCGTGCGCAGTTGCTTCAGCCGTTCCTTATGCTTGACGCCGAACCACTGCTCCTCATCGATGATAACCAGGCCCAGTTGCCGAAACGTCACGTCTTTCTGGAGCAGGCGGTGCGTTCCAATGACCACGTCAATGGTGCCCGCCGCGGTATCCTTGAGAATCGCCTTGGTTTCTCGAGGCGATTGGAATCGTGAAAGAAGCGCTACCTTCATGGGGAATGGAGCGAAGCGTTCGGAGAAATTCTCGTAATGTTGATGGGCTAAAAGAGTCGTCGGGACCAGCACCGCGACCTGTCGATCATGCTCGACGGCTTTGAAGGCCGCCCGCATGGCCACCTCCGTCTTTCCGTATCCGACGTCTCCACAGATGAGCCGGTCCATCGGTCTTGTCGCTTCCATATCTCGGCCGATGTCTTCGATGGCCTTCAGCTGGTCCGGCGTTTCCTCGTACTCAAAGGCCGCTTCGAATTCGTGATAGAGGGTTGTCGACGTACCATACGCGTTCCGCTTTACGAGCTCGCGGTTGGCATAGAGGTCGATCAATTCATGGGCCATTTCTTCGATGTCCTTCTTCACACGCGCGGTCGTCTTAGCCCAACTGGTTCCACCCAGTCGGTCCAGCCGAGGGACATGACTCTCAGCCCCACTATAGCGTTGGATCTGATTCAAACGGTCGAGAGGAACATAGAGTGTATCCCCGCCGGAAAACTCCAGAATCAGGTAGTCGCTCTCGAAGTCTTGGACGACCAAACGTTTCAGGCCTCGATATTTGGCGATCCCATGTTGGACATGGACTACATAGTCGCCCACGTTGAGGTCTTCCAAGGAGGAGAGAAAGGTGGCCGTCCGGCTTTTGGGTTGAGGTTTGTGGCGTGCTCCCTTGGCGAATAGTTCTTCTTCGGTCAATAAGGCGAGCCGAAGATCTCCTAGGAGAAATCCGGTTGAAAGATTTCCATGCAGCACATAAAAGGGGAGCTTACCGGTGCTCCGTCTTGACCAAAGCGAAGACTCCCAAGGATCGGCTGGTAGATCATGTTCTCGAAGCAGAGACAGTAAGCGATCGACCTGACCGCGACTGCGCGCTACCAACACCACCCGGTGCTCATTCCGGAGTCCTTCTAAGATGCCGAGAGTTTGGCTGAAGGCCGTGCCACGAACCCCGAGTCCAATGCTGCCGGGTATTTGAACAGGAAATGAAAAAGTCGGAGTCCATGAAGAACTCGGAGGGGCCAGCGGTTCCAAGGCCAAGATCGACCACATAGCAGTTCGTTTCTGGATTTCGTCCCAGGTCAGAAAGAGTCGCTCCGGGGAGGGATAGGGGTTCGATGCATCCCGGTCTACATGACGAAGGTATCCGTCGTCGATTTTGCTCCACGCTGTGCCACAGGCTTGCTCTAGCTTTTCAGGCTGGTCGAACGCGAGGGAGCGTACCCCGATGAGATAGTCGAAGAGGGTGTCCATCGAGTGGTACAGGTCAGGGCCTCTCCACTCGGCATCTGGCTGAATAGGTGTGGTTGCATCTGAGGCTTCGGCCGCACGAATAAATTCCCGCGCAGGCAAGACCCATCCGTCTTTGAGCTTCCTAATGGAGGTTTGCGTCGCAGGGTCGAACAACCGAAGTGACTCGACCTGATCGCCTAAAAATTCAACGCGCAGTGGGTTGGCATAGGCGGTCGAAAAGATATCGACGATCCCACCGCGAACGCTGAACTCTCCTGGGATTTCAACGACGGAAACACGTCGGTATCCCAGGCGGAGGAGGTTGGTCACCAGCGAGTCACGCTCGAAAGTCGCGGCCGTCTCGAATCGAAAGATCGCCTGTTCGAAGGTCGAGCGCGGAATCAAGCGGTGCATGGCCGCGGTGATGGAGGTGACGAGCATGGTGGGTGGATCGGTCAGGAGTCGATGCAGCGTCGTCATTCGGTGCGCAATCAACCCGACATGCGGAGCGGTGGCCTCATAGGGAAGCGTTTCCCACTCTGGGAACCACGCTAGGCTATCGACGGAGCGGCCGGTGAGCTCATGGAAAAAGCACAGGTCATTGAAGAGGCGTTCGGCAGATTCATCGCTCGCGGTCACAACAATCCATGGTCCGGAGTGAACGGATCCACTCTGTTGCGTGTCTGTCAGTAGTGTCAAGGCACAGGCTGCGGTAGACCCATGCGCCCCGAGAAGACAACTACGCGCCTTCTCCTGGTCGAGCGAGGAGCGAAGCGGAGCAAGCCAGGATTGTGTTTCAGAGTTCGTGCCAGACACGTGTTATTTCACGGTTGATCGGATGCGTTGAAGCAGCCCGGTGGTCGATAAGCCGGGAATAAGAGGAATCGTTTTGACGACACCGCCGCGGGCTTCGACGACGTCTCGGCCCACAATACGGTCGAGTGCCCAATCTCCACCCTTGACGAGTATGTCCGGTTGAACGGCTGTGATGAGTTGAAGCGGATCCGATTCATTAAAGATCACGACATAATCGACACAACCTAATGCGGCCAGGACCTCAGCGCGTTGGGCATCCGGTACGATCGGTCGGTCAGGCGCTTTGTCGAGACTGCGGACAGATGCGTCGCTGTTCACCCCGATGACCAGGGTATCACCCAGTGCTTTGGCCGCCTGCAGGTAACGGGTATGCCCGATATGCATCAAATCAAAACAACCGTTGGTAAAGACGATCCGTTTTCCCCCTTCCCGTTCAGCGGAAAGTGTGGACAGAAGTTGGTCTAGCGACAGAATTTTCCTGATCACGGGCTCATCATACCGTGGTGAAGGTTGACAGTGAAAGAGCGATTGAGCGGGTGGAGTCTATCCTTGGTCTCATCGGCTATTCAGCACGATGCCCCGTCTATCGAGAAGATGCCAGCCTCAAGTCCTCAACAAACGGACCGATACAGCACGTAACGGACTCTACGGCCTGGTGTCAACACAGGCCACGGCGATGTCTGTGCCAAGAGTCTGGGTCATGGAGGATGGTGTGAGTGTGTTCTGGATCATGGCGGCGGCCAATGTTGTGCTGGTTGCTCCATTACTTCTCTTACTCGTCCAGGCTTCTCGTCGGGCGCGGGCCGGTTGGCTCCGTGCTGAAGCCGAAAGGGTCCGTTGTCAGGAGAATGAACACAGGCTTCGGAGCATCTTGGAAGCCGAACCCCAAGGGATTTTGGTGCTCAGTCTGGATTGGAAGGTGCTTCAAATCAATCCAGCGGGCTGCGTGCTCTTCGATGCGGGTTTTTCAGAAGAGATCGTCGGTAAGGACATTCGAGAGCATATCCATTCCAACGATCGACCGCAGATGGAAGATATGCATCAGGCGGCCCGGGAAGGTCGAGAAACCTGCGGAAAGGCACGGCTCATTGGGTTCTCGCGGCAGGTTCGCTGGGTCGAGATCACATCCGTTCCGCTTCCGTCCGATGACGGCATGGTGCAAGCGGTCCTCAGTGTCGTCCGGGATGTGACGGAACAAAAACGTGCCGATCGCCGGCAAGCTCTCCAGCATGCTGTGGCCAAAGTACTTGCCGCGTCCTCAACTGTCGAGCAAGCGGTTCCCGACCTCCTGCAGGCAATCGTGGTGAGTCTCGATTGGCATGTCGGCCTATTCTGGCGAGTACAAGACGACCGACACACGATCAGCTGCAAGCAGGACTGGTCAGTCGATACAACCATGGTGCAGGAGTTCGTGAGAAGTAGTCAGAAGGAGGCCCTCACGTCAGGGTCCGATCTGCCGGGTAATTGTTGGGCCCGCGGCGAGCCGTTGTGGGTGGAGGATGTCGCACGAGGCCTCATGTCTACGCGCAGGCCTCTCGAAACAACAGGAATGTTGCACGCGGCCTGCGCGTTTCCGATTTGGCTCAGGGCGAATGTCTATGGGGTCATGGAGTTCTACAGCAAGGAGGCGCAGGCCGAGGACTGGGATTTACTGAGAGCGTTGGGCACGGCGGGAAGGCAAATCGGGCTTTTCGTCGAACGAACTGAAGTGGAAGCGGCGCTGCAGGAGAATGAGGCCCGCACCAGCCTGATTATCGACACCGCCCTCGATGCCGTGATTACGATAGATCGTGCGGGCCGAATTGCCGAGTGGAATACACAGGCGGAACAGGTATTTGGGTGGTCTGCGATTGAAGCTATTGGACGCGATGTTGCCGACACGATCTTTCCACCATCGCATCGACGGGGTTATCGCGAATATGCTCAACGCCTTCTGGAATCCAGAGACTCTTCTCTCCCGAACATGTTGGTCGAGATGATCGGTCTTCGACGAGACGGCCGCGAGTTTCCTGTTGAAATCGCCATGACGCCATTACCGGTTGAGGGTTCCGTCATCTTCAGCGCATTTATTCGGGATATCACCAGCCGGAAAGA is a genomic window of Candidatus Nitrospira kreftii containing:
- a CDS encoding hypothetical protein (conserved protein of unknown function), with the translated sequence MSESMYLQRQSDRFIDAHPREAGWVIHQIHGDSGREMSLNYLLDCIREWHPAAVTRHMAFPLVAAGAFRNWNAAFHEANGYSWRGTIELVWNGHDIHCHKFSLVVGSALEEIYFMATKSLAAFRDLLAVLERYGKARLKEKKKEIYVVNGENIPVAASSWDDLVLPDKMAWDIRSNVEGFFASRERYAALSIPHRRGFLFAGPPGCGKTLTLKALASNTPAKFISVVGTANVDDGMLRNALDLAEGCTPAVVLLEDLDRIVQAKGVSISHFLNLLDGLKVLNGVLVIATCNEPDKLDPALIHRPSRFDRVWRFDLPKYEQRLELLHRKGGTFFSESALEAAARRSDGFSMAYVQEIIVSALLECAHDDQTPNDDHLLKGLDTLRMQRKEASKPGESMDQRENMGFCMSKNGKG
- a CDS encoding putative PD-(D/E)XK nuclease superfamily protein; the encoded protein is MDVATDDQAKAVLQLLEKAAAILREEKDENQATARRFNIFSALRVERSELPHSRFLAYLLDPQGLHDQNDLFLRAFLKDVLQEQIERAGLLNLTESKVATELSTEYGNLDIVITLSDKQIIVIENKVDAGEGEDQLKRYQSWLNKQPGGPHRLVFLTPDGRAPFSCDSADMKKVKRVSYEMIADLLDKLRDMVPAPLEVVLGQYTNLWRSIPMNEKLLELLRDPRSFGTAVDISKAVEEIQEEERRQFLNRIYEDLKNRLSHSKFGEYWDVPIPTTGKYSRVGLLWRGRRNDWKGYFAVFCEAQERNWKDIFIGICRGAEVLPDKQDMLDKEISQRLGNEHGQKSPRSFPCWTGGLYMRELVGRKAMDAKELISGGEQLSKLVADKLWGLFETYREDLEKLNCNYPYAP
- a CDS encoding Glyoxalase, with amino-acid sequence MLTVLFHLAFPIHDVDATLRFYGDGLGCSVGRRSKHAITLGLAGHQLVAHVVSDLPSKQQGIYPRHFGLIFLSQEEWQALADRAKAKGLSFYQQPRLRFPETRIEHRTYFLEDPSHNLIEFKHYTHESAIFGEQDYGQVGDSSEYSE
- a CDS encoding Biosynthetic peptidoglycan transglycosylase, translating into MNSKRNSRRNAVFQRYYTYDPASSKSTRPRRIARRLLWSTVLIGLPLGIVGLSWLATLPDVRLLAQTSPSSTALMDAREAQAKEQGRAIGRHWVWVPLSRISPHLRHAVVAAEDASFFTHEGFDWEGIRDAALYNLETGEMKRGGSTITQQLAKNLYLSSKRSLLRKAREALITRSLEQHLPKKRILELYLNVAEWGKGVYGAEAASRHHFGKPSRDLTADEAAWLAAMLPSPRRYDPLRKTTFLTRRHERILKLINRRSASPVRLADE
- a CDS encoding putative GTP-binding protein EngB, with translation MKIFAAEFIKSCVSAEQFPSGDLDEIAFVGRSNVGKSSLINSLLNRRDLAKVSRTPGKTRAVNVFLISTSDPDIAQFHLVDLPGYGFAKVSKSLRDQWGPLMEGYLVDRASLRAVVLLVDCRVVTEQDRQTVAWLRSIRRNPLIVATKVDKLKPSERVRTLKQTHRDLGLAQGEVLIPYSSMTGDGREWVWGALRDSVGGRQARGS
- a CDS encoding Peptidylprolyl isomerase; translated protein: MTRVFLASGRQVRLALLLAFLMTSTWPPAFSAAHLQDRIVAIVNTELIMLSDVKHEFRAEQERLSRELPGSNLAQQLKTAEYMALTKLIERKLQLQEAKTKRVEVSDLEVQQALTQLKQQDKSLDPTNPNDVRNVRDQLILMRVVDQHIRGNITVGDSEIKRYYHEHREQFAFPEEYQLSQIIITPRSPDGLADALTKARRAMDDLNRGEKFEDVALQYSDGANSLHGGRLGLVRQGELWPVLEQAVARLVPGGISDIIESPEGVHIIRMDDRKPKQFRPYEDVRRQIQELVYQQKSADMYESWLADLKNKAYIEIKF
- a CDS encoding Peptidylprolyl isomerase, which produces MKPIGFLTLHRTSLLSLLLTGILAWSGLGMSGCGERQEEPVVALVNGRAITQAEFDLRWGELSQATRSRYEKEGGKRRFLDELITKELLMQEARRRGLDQDDAIRDKTQRYKEQLILDELLKDKLQSKVELTQEELTAYYESHASELLDPLKANISIMLLPNVFAAKDLETQINRGGSFAKFAQRYSIDEKTKGKGGDLGPYRKGLVLSEVDEAIHTLKPGMVSAPIKTDHGYYLVMLTPLDEAIIQTDLATQERLRQELLAEKRRKRFEEVIADIRTNASIRFAEASRYITEGAGSH
- a CDS encoding Transcription-repair-coupling factor; protein product: MSGTNSETQSWLAPLRSSLDQEKARSCLLGAHGSTAACALTLLTDTQQSGSVHSGPWIVVTASDESAERLFNDLCFFHELTGRSVDSLAWFPEWETLPYEATAPHVGLIAHRMTTLHRLLTDPPTMLVTSITAAMHRLIPRSTFEQAIFRFETAATFERDSLVTNLLRLGYRRVSVVEIPGEFSVRGGIVDIFSTAYANPLRVEFLGDQVESLRLFDPATQTSIRKLKDGWVLPAREFIRAAEASDATTPIQPDAEWRGPDLYHSMDTLFDYLIGVRSLAFDQPEKLEQACGTAWSKIDDGYLRHVDRDASNPYPSPERLFLTWDEIQKRTAMWSILALEPLAPPSSSWTPTFSFPVQIPGSIGLGVRGTAFSQTLGILEGLRNEHRVVLVARSRGQVDRLLSLLREHDLPADPWESSLWSRRSTGKLPFYVLHGNLSTGFLLGDLRLALLTEEELFAKGARHKPQPKSRTATFLSSLEDLNVGDYVVHVQHGIAKYRGLKRLVVQDFESDYLILEFSGGDTLYVPLDRLNQIQRYSGAESHVPRLDRLGGTSWAKTTARVKKDIEEMAHELIDLYANRELVKRNAYGTSTTLYHEFEAAFEYEETPDQLKAIEDIGRDMEATRPMDRLICGDVGYGKTEVAMRAAFKAVEHDRQVAVLVPTTLLAHQHYENFSERFAPFPMKVALLSRFQSPRETKAILKDTAAGTIDVVIGTHRLLQKDVTFRQLGLVIIDEEQWFGVKHKERLKQLRTQVDVLTLTATPIPRTLQMAMSSVRDLSIIDTPPAGRLAIKTEVIRSSDKAVRDAILRELGRGGQVYFVHNRVESLERIGAWLQQLVPQARMVMAHGQMDARTLEAVMLKFVKREADVLIASAIIQSGLDVPNANTIIVNRADLFGLAQLYQLRGRVGRGGEQAYAYFLIPDEGTLAGDAQKRLIAIQQFTELGSGFRIAAADLEIRGAGNLLGKQQSGHIAAIGLDLYMQMVEQAVQRLKGHIIEEEPDPTLQLPVSAFIPEHYVADPHQRLSLYKRLTACNQVGELALLHGEIQDRYGSPPEPIERLLEVMQLRTHAKRLRLASIEVHGQTAKLVFQPKATIPESAIHRLMDQLNKRLRFLSPVSFEVQLRHDDWPSLFAELNAILQSLDLCDTKTFVKDATTS